The Halarchaeum grantii genome includes a window with the following:
- the radB gene encoding DNA repair and recombination protein RadB: MEPLTTGCAPLDALLGGGVERGAVTQVYGPPGAGKTNVALSTAAHAAAAGMTVVYVDTEGLSAERFQQVLSAVADDPDRAAERIVVSEAYDFDEQAEAVKDTEGFAERADLIVLDSATGFYRLRRTEEGGEDGEALRDVARQVTHLLSLARRHDLAVLVTNQVYTDPEAERTRPLGGQTLEHWTATVVRLERFRGDARRAVLEKHRAKPTGERARFSITDAGIEAAGDGTGV, from the coding sequence GAGCGCGGCGCGGTCACGCAGGTGTACGGGCCGCCGGGCGCGGGGAAGACGAACGTCGCGCTCTCGACGGCCGCGCACGCCGCCGCCGCGGGCATGACCGTCGTCTACGTGGATACGGAGGGGCTCTCGGCCGAGCGCTTCCAGCAGGTGCTCTCGGCCGTCGCGGACGACCCCGACCGGGCCGCCGAGCGCATCGTCGTCAGCGAAGCGTACGACTTCGACGAGCAGGCCGAGGCCGTGAAGGACACCGAGGGGTTCGCGGAGCGCGCGGACCTCATCGTCCTCGACTCCGCGACGGGGTTCTACCGTCTGCGGCGAACCGAAGAGGGCGGCGAGGACGGCGAGGCGCTCCGCGACGTCGCCAGACAGGTGACGCACCTCCTCTCGCTGGCGCGGCGACACGACCTCGCGGTGCTCGTGACGAACCAGGTGTACACGGACCCGGAGGCCGAGCGGACGCGACCGCTCGGCGGGCAGACGCTCGAGCACTGGACGGCGACGGTCGTCCGCTTGGAGCGCTTCCGGGGCGACGCCCGGCGCGCGGTCCTCGAGAAGCACCGCGCGAAGCCGACCGGGGAGCGCGCGCGCTTCTCGATCACGGACGCGGGCATCGAGGCGGCGGGCGACGGCACGGGCGTCTAG